Proteins encoded by one window of Puntigrus tetrazona isolate hp1 chromosome 17, ASM1883169v1, whole genome shotgun sequence:
- the foxa1 gene encoding hepatocyte nuclear factor 3-alpha, with product MLGAVKMEGHETPDWSSYYNDAQEVYSPMTNSSMNAGLSSMNNMNSYMGMSTSGNMTSSSFNMSYANPALGAGLSPGAMAGMPPGATGAMNGMSGGVSTMGTALSPSNLNAMTAQHGSMNALNPYSSMSPTMSSMTYAQPNLNRARDNKTFRRSYPHAKPPYSYISLITMAIQQAPSKMLTLSEIYQWIMDLFPYYRQNQQRWQNSIRHSLSFNDCFVKVSRSPDKPGKGSYWTLHPDSGNMFENGCYLRRQKRFKCDKKLTDGKRSDGKREQSSGSGSPASDSAGSKPGHMDSSSITSSNQSSSPPSLDHRSASTAGSELKSTGQVHPASTSLSSLHSMAHEPQLHLKGDPHYSFNHPFSINNLMSSSEQQHKLELKAYEQALQYSSYGSGMSSSLPMAGRASMDPSALEASYYQGVYSRPVLNTS from the exons ATGTTGGGCGCAGTGAAAATGGAAGGACACGAAACTCCAGACTGGAGCAGCTACTATAACGATGCGCAAGAG gtcTATTCTCCCATGACGAACAGCAGCATGAACGCCGGGCTGAGCTCCATGAATAACATGAACAGTTACATGGGCATGTCCACCAGTGGGAATATGACTTCCAGTTCTTTCAACATGTCCTACGCGAACCCGGCGCTGGGCGCGGGACTGAGCCCGGGCGCCATGGCCGGGATGCCCCCGGGTGCCACCGGCGCCATGAACGGGATGAGCGGCGGCGTGTCGACCATGGGCACCGCGCTCAGCCCGTCTAACCTGAACGCCATGACGGCTCAGCACGGCTCCATGAACGCCCTGAACCCGTACTCCAGCATGAGCCCCACCATGAGCTCCATGACCTACGCGCAGCCCAACCTGAACCGGGCCAGGGACAACAAGACGTTCAGGAGAAGTTACCCGCACGCCAAGCCGCCCTACTCCTACATCTCCCTCATCACGATGGCCATCCAGCAGGCCCCCAGCAAAATGCTTACCTTAAGCGAGATTTACCAGTGGATAATGGACCTGTTCCCGTACTACCGCCAGAACCAGCAGAGGTGGCAGAACTCCATCAGGCACTCGTTGTCTTTCAACGACTGCTTCGTCAAGGTGTCCCGGTCGCCCGACAAGCCCGGGAAGGGCTCCTACTGGACTCTGCACCCCGACTCTGGGAATATGTTCGAGAACGGCTGCTACCTGCGCAGGCAGAAGCGCTTTAAGTGCGATAAAAAGCTGACGGACGGAAAGAGGTCGGACGGGAAGCGGGAGCAGTCGAGCGGCTCGGGCTCGCCGGCCAGCGACAGCGCCGGCAGCAAACCCGGCCACATGGACTCGAGCTCCATAACCTCCTCGAACCAGTCGTCCAGTCCTCCCAGTTTGGACCACAGGAGCGCAAGCACCGCCGGCTCTGAACTGAAGAGCACCGGGCAGGTGCACCCCGCGTCCACGTCCCTGTCCTCTCTGCACTCAATGGCCCACGAACCCCAGCTGCACCTCAAAGGAGACCCCCATTACTCCTTCAACCACCCGTTTTCCATCAATAATTTAATGTCCTCTTCAGAGCAACAGCATAAACTGGAATTGAAAGCGTACGAACAAGCGTTGCAATATTCCTCCTACGGCTCAGGGATGTCTTCCAGCCTGCCCATGGCCGGGAGAGCCAGCATGGACCCTTCGGCTTTAGAGGCCTCTTACTACCAAGGTGTGTATTCCAGGCCTGTTCTTAATACGTCTTAG